A DNA window from Nerophis lumbriciformis linkage group LG33, RoL_Nlum_v2.1, whole genome shotgun sequence contains the following coding sequences:
- the LOC140677495 gene encoding uncharacterized protein — protein sequence MLKELVKERLMVAADEIFALFERAIASYEEELCRTREEKERYRQRLEAVLRIEDVQQLIGHREESSPQRQGGNFTSKEEDPQPPRIKEETEELWITQARPEEADLAKMPLTGVSEKTEDKPQVGNLLPQPSHPPEDEDTQEPLSSNMDYSYCYQRETAKKSLTCAVCDKSFPYNKDMTRHMRTHTGEKPFSCSLCGKGFSEKSHMSIHMRTHTGERPFRCSVCAKTFAQRSTLVRHMRTHTGEKPFGCSVCDRRFSWKTNMLSHMRTHTGEKLLYSCTDGGQKKS from the exons ATGTTGAAAGAATTGGTGAAGGAGCGACTAATGGTGGCGGCCGATGAAATATTCGCGCTGTTTGAAAGAGCGATAGCgtcgtacgaggaggaactttgtcggacaagagaggagaaggagcgatatCGACAACGTCTGGAAGCTGTGTTGCGCATTGAAG ATGTCCAGCAGCTTATTGGTCATCGAGAAGAAAGTTCCCCTCAACGGCAGGGGGGGAACTTTACTTCAAaggaggaggatccacagcccccccgCATTAAAGAGGAAACTGAGGAGCTGTGGATAACTCAAGCCAGACCAGAAGAGGCCGATCTCGCCAAGATGCCCCTGACTGGTGTCTCTGAGAAGACAGAAGACAAACCACAAGTGGGCAACCTCCTACCTCAACCGTCACACCCTCCCGAGGATGAAGACACccaagaacctttgagcagcaaCATGGATTATTCTTACTGCTACCAAAGGGAGACGGCAAAAAAAAGTTTGACCTGCGCAGTTTGCGATAAGAGCTTTCCTTACAACAAGGATATGACccgacacatgagaacgcacacggggGAAAAACCGTTCAGCTGTTCACTTTGCGGCAAAGGATTCTCGGAGAAGTCCCACATGTCgatacacatgagaacgcacaccggGGAGAGACCGTTCAGGTGCTCCGTCTGCGCCAAGACGTTCGCCCAGAGGTCCACTCTGGTGCGGCACATGAGGACGCACACGGGCGAAAAACCCTTCGGCTGCTCCGTTTGCGACCGGAGATTCTCCTGGAAGACCAACATGCTGTCACACATGAGGACGCACACGGGAGAGAAACTTTTGTACAGCTGCACGGACGGTGGTCAAAAAAAGTCTTAA